The sequence below is a genomic window from Shinella zoogloeoides.
TCTGGGCGCTGCCTTCCTTCATCCGCTTCGTGCTGCTCGAAAACCTCCGCCGCATTTCCAGCCGCGTCGAGCGTTCGCGCAAGATGCGCTTCAAGGCCAATGAGGTGGCCGACGAACTGGTCCGCCTCAACGATCCGGAAAAGTGCATCGCGCATCTGCGCTCGATGGAAAGCTTCACCGAGGACAACACCTTCGTGATCCAGCTTCTCTATCGCCTGCGCGACGGCCTCCAGGCCTCCGGCGCGGTGATCCAGTGGCTGGAACGCAAGATCGAAAGCCGCGGCACCGATCTCGAAGAACTGATCGTCGCCGAGAACAACCGGCTTTCCTCCGGCAATGTGACGATGAGCGCGCTCATCAAGAGCCTGCGCACCATCGACGATACGGAATGGCCGGTCTGGTTCGAAAGCGTCAGCCGCCTCGACGAGGCGCTGCGCCAGGGATCGGACTACAGCGACCTCGATTTCGGCTCGCGCAACAAATACCGCAATTCCATCGAACGCTTCGCCCGGCGCTCCGGCAAGACCGAGCTGGAAGTCACCGAAACGGCGCTCGCCATGACCGCGGAAGATGCCGCCGCGCATGTCGAAGACCTCGACTACGAGGCCAATGTGGCCGCCTTCCTGGTCGGCAAGAAGCGCAAGCTGCTGGAAAAGCGCATCGGCTACCGCCCGACGATCGTCCAGCGCGTCGTGCGCCTCACCCGCAAGCTCGACTGGCTGGCGATCGCCGGCCCGAACATCATCCTGACGCTGCTGGCGATGATCGCGGTCTACTATTTCCTCGACCAGCTCGATATTCCTGATGGCGCATGGCTGATCATGCTCATCCTCTTCGCGCTGCCCGCTTCGGAAGGCGCGACCGGGCTCTTCAACACGCTCGTCACCTTCTTCGTGACGCCCACGCGTCTCGTCGGCTACGAGTTCAAGGACGGCATTCCGCACGATGCGCGCACGCTCGTGGTCGTGCCCTGTCTCATCTCCAAGCGCGACCATGTCGACGAACTGGTGCGCAATCTCGAGGTCCACTACCTCGCCAATCCGCGCGGCGAGATCTATTTCGCGCTCGTCAGCGACTGGGCCGACAGCCAGGCGGAGGAATCGCCGGCCGATCTCGACGTGCTCGACTATGCCAAGCGCGAGATCGCGACGCTGTCCAACCGCTACGGCTATGACGGCCGCACGCGCTTCTACCTCCTGCACCGCCGGCGCCTCTACAATCCGTCGGAAGGCGCGTGGATGGGCTGGGAGCGCAAGCGCGGCAAGCTGCACGAACTGAACCTGCTCTTGCGCGGCGACGGCGACACGACTTTCCTGCCGGGCGCCAACATCGTGCCGGCGGACGTCAAATACGTCATGACGCTCGATTCCGACACGCGCCTGATGCGCGATGCGGTGACCAAGCTCGTCGGCAAGATGCACCACCCGATCAACCGCCCCGTCATCGACGAGGCGACGGGCGAGATCACCGCCGGCTATTCCATCCTCCAGCCGCGCGTCACGCCCTCGCTGACGACGGGCAAGGAAGCCTCCACCTTCCAGCGCATCTTCTCCGCCGACCGCGGCGTCGACCCTTACGTCTTCACCGTTTCCGACGTCTACCAGGACCTTGCCGGCGAAGGCACCTTCACCGGCAAGGGCCTCTACCATGTCGACGCTTTCGAGGCGGCCGTGAAGGGCCGCATCGAGGAGAACTCGGTGCTCAGCCACGACCTGCTCGAAGGCTCGCTGTCGCATTGCGCGCTGGTGACGGATGTCGAGCTGGTCGAGGACTTCCCGACCCGCTACGGCGTCGAGACCTCGCGCCAGCATCGCTGGGCGCGCGGCGACTGGCAGCTCCTGCCCTATCTCTTCAGCCCGACGAGTGGCATTTCCATGCTCGGCCGCTGGAAGATGTACGACAACCTGCGCCGCAGCCTCATCCCCATCGCCTGGCTCGTCGCCTCCGTCATGGGCTGGTACTACATGGAGCCGCGCCAGGCGCTCGTCTGGCAGCTCGTGCTGATCTTCCTGCTCTTCGTCGCCCCGACGCTCTCGCTGATCTCGGGCGTCATGCCGCGCAGCAGCGACATCGTCGCGCGTGCCCATGTGCACCGCGTCTTCTCCGATATCCGCGCATCCAATGCCCAGGTCGCGCTGCGCATCGCCTTCATCGCCCATTCGGCCGCCCTGATGGGCGACGCCATAGCGCGGTCGATCTACCGCACCTTCGTCAGCCGCAAGCTGATGCTGGAATGGCGCACGGCCGCGCAGGCCGACAGCACGGCCCGCGGCGGCATCCTGGCGCACTACAAGTCCATGTGGCAGGCGCCGGCGCTGGCCGTGGTCTCGGTCGCGCTCGCCATGGTCTCGAACACGGGCCTGCCCTTCATCGGCGTGCCCTTCGCGCTCGTCTGGGCGCTCTCGCCCGTCATCGCCTGGTATGTCAGCCAGACGGCGGAGACCGAAGACCAGCTCGTCGTCTCCGACCACGTGGCAGGCGAGCTGCGCAAGATCGCACGGCGCACCTGGCGCTACTTCGAGGAGTTCGTCACCGCCGAGCAGCATTTCCTGCCGCCGGACAATTTCCAGGAGACGCCCCAGCCGGTGCTCGCCGAGCGTACGTCGCCGACCAATATCGGCGTCTACCTGCTGTCGGTCATCTCCGCGCGCGACTTCGGCTGGCTCAGCTTCGAGGAGACGGTTCGCCGCCTCGAGCAGACCATCGCCACGATCGACGGCATGCCGAAATACCGCGGCCATCTCTACAACTGGTATCGCACCAACACGCTGGAAACGCTGGGCCCCCGCTATGTCTCGGCGGTCGACAGCGGCAACCTTGCCGGCCACCTCATCGCGGTCTCCTCCATGTGCCGGGAATGGGCGGAAGCGCCCTCGGCGCATCTCCAGGGCAGCCTCGACGGCATCGGTGACGTCGCCTCGATCCTCTCGGAGACGCTGAAGCAGCTTCCCGACGACCGCAAGACGGTCCGCCCGCTGCGCCGCCTCATCGAGGAGCGCATCGAGGGCTTCCACAATGCGCTCGCCGCCGTCAAGCGCGAGCACGAATTCGCCTCCATTCGCGTCATCAACCTCTCGGTGCTGGCGCGTGACATCAACAAGCTGATCGTCAATCTCGACCACGAGATCAAGTCCGCCGAAAGCGGCGAGCTTGCCGGCTGGGCCGGCGCGCTGGTCGCCACCTGCGAGGCGCATATCGCCGACAGCGTGTTCGACCTCGGCAGCATCGAGCAGTTGCGCAATCGCCTGATCGTGCTGCGCGACCGCTCGCGCGACATCGCCTTCTCGATGGATTTCGGCTTCCTCTTCCGCCAGGAACGCCGCCTGCTCTCGATCGGCTACCGCGTCGAGAGCAACGAGCTGGACGAGGCCTGCTACGACCTGCTCGCCTCCGAAGCGCGCCTCACCAGCCTCTTCGCCATCGCCAAGGGCGACCTTCCCACCGAGCACTGGTACAAGCTCGGCCGCCCGGTCGTGCCGGTCGGCTCGCGCGGGGCGCTGGTCTCCTGGTCGGGCTCGATGTTCGAATACCTGATGCCGCCGCTCGTCATGCAAGAGCGCCAGGGCGGCATTCTCAACCAGACGAACAATCTGGTGGTGGTCGAGCAGATGAACCATGGCCGCCGCCTCGGCACGCCCTGGGGCATTTCCGAAGCGGCCTTCAACGCCCGCGACCACGAGCTGACCTACCAATACACCAATTTCGGCGTGCCGACGCTCGGCCTCAAGCGCGGCCTCGGCCAGAACGCCGTCATCGCGCCCTATGCCTCGCTGCTGGCCGCGCAATATGCGCCGAAGGAAGCACTCGAAAACCTCGAGCGCCTGCGCAAGCTCGGCGCGCTCGGCGTCTACGGCTTCCACGACGCGGTGGACTTCACGCCGACGCGCGTACCGGAAGGCAAGACCTGCGCGGTGGTGAAGAACTACATGGCGCACCATCACGGCATGTCGATCGCCGCCGTCGCCAACGTCGTCTTCAACGGCGCGCTGCGCGAACGCTTCCATGCCGATCCGGTCATCGAGGCCGCCGAGCTGCTGCTGCAGGAAAAGGCGCCGCGCGACATTCCGGTCATCAACGCCAAGCGCGAGCCGGAAACCGTCGGCAGCACGCAGGCCGACCTGCTGCGCCCGGAAATCCGCAACTTCAAGGACCCGATCGCAAGGGAACGCGAGACCGTGTTCCTGTCGAACGGCCACTATTCGGTCATGCTCACGGCGACCGGCGCCGGCTATTCGCGCTGGAACGGCCAGTCCGTCACGCGCTGGAAGCCCGATCCAACGGAAGACCGCTGGGGCTCCTTCATCTTCCTGCGCGATACCGCGACGAACGAGTGGTGGTCCGCCACCGCCGAGCCGAAGCGCATCGAGGGCGAGGAGACGAAGACCCAGTTCGGCGACGACAAGGCGGAATTCCTCAAGACCGTCGGCAAGCTGACGAGCGAGGTCGAATGCATCGTCGCCACCGAGCACGATGCGGAGGGGCGTCGCCTGACGCTGCTCAACACCGGCACGGAAGACCGTTTCATCGAAGTGACCTCCTACATGGAGCCGGTGATTTCGACGGACGATGCCGACAGCGCCCACCCGCTCTTCTCGAAGATGTTCGTGCGCACCGAGATCGGCAAGCGCGGCGACGTCATCCGCGCCGAGCGCCAGAAGCGCAACCCGAACGAACCGGACATGGCGATCGCCCACCTGATCGTCGACAATGCCGGCCCTTCGCGCCGCACCGAGGCGGAAACGGACCGTCGCCGCTTCATCGGCCGCGGCCGCTCGCTGACGACTGCCGCGGCCTTCGATGCCGGCGCGCAGCTCTCCGGCACGGACGGCTTCACGCTCGACCCGATCCTGGCCTTGCGCCGCGTGGTGCGCGTCCCCGCCGGCAAGAAGGTCAAGGTCATCTTCTGGACCATCGCCGCGCCGAGCCGCGCCGAGGTGGATGCCGCTATAGACCGCTACCGCCACCCGGATGCATTCAACCACGAAATGATCCATGCTTGGACGCGCTCGCAGGTGCATATGCGCCATGTCGGCGTCACCTCGCAGGAGGCGGCGAGCTTCCAGATGCTCGGCCGCTATCTCACCTATCCGGACATGCATCTGCGCGCCGATACCGGCACGATCCAGACCGGCCTTACCGCCCAGTCGGCGCTTTGGCCGCTGGCGATCTCGGGCGACTTCCCGATCGTCGTCCTGCGCATCAACGACGAGATCGACCTCGACGTCGCCCGCGAGGCGCTGCGCGCTCAGGAATATCTGCGCCATCGCGGCGTGACGGCCGACCTCGTGATCCTCAACGAGCGCGCCTCCTCCTATGCGCAGGACATGCAGCACACGCTCGACCAGATGTGCGAAAACCTGCGCATGCGCGGACAATCGGACGGCGTGCGCCAGCATGTCTTCACGGTTCGCCGCGACCTCATGGAGGTCTCCACCTGGCAGGCCCTGCTGGCGACCGCCCGCGCCGTCTTCCACGCACGCAACGGCTCGCTTGCCGATCAGGTCGCCCGCACGGCCTCGCTGTTTTCCACGCCGCGCAGCGAGGAGGAAGCGAAGGCGGAAGCGCTGCCGAAGCTCCCGGCTCCGGCCGGCGAGCCGGTCGCCATCGACGGCGAGGGGCTCTCCTTCTGGAACGGTTTCGGCGGCTTCAATGCCGACCGCCGCGAATATGCCGTGCGCCTGCGCGGCGGCGAAGCGACGCCGCAACCGTGGATCAACGTCATCGCCAACCGGGAATTCGGCTTCCACGTTTCGGCGGAAGGCGCCGGCTTCACCTGGAGCCGCAATTCGCGCGATTTCCAGCTGACACCCTGGACCAACGATCCGGTGATCAACCGTCCCGGCGAGGCCTTCTATGTGAAGGACCGCGAGCGCGGCACGGTGATGACGCCGTTCGCCACTCTCTCGCGCAAGCCGATCGTCAAGTTCGAGACCTGGCACGGCCTCGGCTATACCGCCTTCCGCAGCTGGGAGGACGATATCGAGCTCGATCTCGTCCAGACGGTCGATCCGGAAGACCCGGTCAAATATTCGCGCCTCGTCGTGAAGAACACCGGCGAGACCGAACGCCGCCTCTCCGTCTGCGGCTATGTCGAATGGGTGCTGGGCAACAATCCCGCCAAGACCGCGCCCTTCGTGCTGACCAGCCAGGACGAGGAAAGCGGCGCGCTGTTCGCCACCAACCCCTACAGCCTGGATTTCGCCGGCCGAACCAGCTTCTTCGCCGTCGACGCGCCGCTCTCGGGCTTCACCGCCCGGCGCCGCGACTTCATCGGCCGCACCGGCGACATCGTGCAGCCGGCGGCGCTCGCCTCCGGCCAGCCGCTGCCCGGCAATTCTGACGGTATCGGCGACCCCTGCGCGGCGCTCGCCGTGGATATCGCGCTGAAGCCCGGCGAAAAGCGCGAACTTCTCTTCGTGCTCGGCGACACGGCCGATGCGGACAGCGCCCGCGCGCTCGCCGACAAGGCCCGCACCGCCGATTTCGACGCGGTCATGGCCTCCGTCCGCGCCTTCTGGGAAAGCTTTACCGGCACGTTGCAGGTCAAGACGCCCGATCCGGCGCTCGACCGCATGCTCAACGACTGGCTGCCCTACCAGGCTCTCGGCTGCCGCATCATGGCCCGCACCGCCTTCTACCAGGCAAGCGGCGCCTATGGATTCCGCGACCAGTTGCAGGATACGCTGGCCTTCATCCTGCATCGCCCGGAACTCGCCCGCTCGCAGATCCTCAACGCGGCTGCTCGCCAGTTCGTCGAGGGCGACGTGCAGCACTGGTGGCTGCCGGACACCGGCGCCGGCGTGCGCACCATGATCTCCGACGACGTCGTCTGGCTCGCCCATGCGGTGGAATACTATTGCCGCGTCACCGGCGACCGTGGCGTGCTCGACGAGAAGCTTGCCTTCATCGAGGGCCCGCCGCTCGCCGAAGGCCAGCATGACGCCTTCTTCAAACCGGGCCGCGCGGCGGAGGAAGCGCCGCTTTACGACCATTGCGCCCGCGCGCTCGATCTCGCGCTCCAGCGCACCGGGGAGAACGGCCTGCCGCTCATCCTCGGCGGCGACTGGAACGACGGCATGAACCGCGTCGGCGAGGCCGGCCGCGGCACCAGCGTCTGGCTCGGCTGGTTCCTCGCCGGCACCCTGCGCGGCTTTGGCGCCATCGCCCGCGAGCGCGGCGACCAAGCCCGCGCCGATCGATGGGAAAGCCATCTCGCCCGCCTGAAGGAAGCGCTGGAGACCGCCGGCTGGGACGGTAGCTACTACCGCCGCGGATACTATGACGACGGCACGCCGCTCGGTTCGGCGACAAGCGCCGAATGCCGGATCGATTCCATCGCGCAGAGCTGGAGCGTGCTCTCCGGCGAAGGCGACGCGGAGCGGTCCCGGCAGGCAATGGACGCGGTGATGGCGCAGCTGGTCGACAAGGAGAACGGCATCATCCGCCTGTTCACCCCGCCGCTCACCGAGACCCCGCAGGATCCCGGTTACATCAAGGCCTATCCGCCGGGCGTGCGCGAAAACGGCGGCCAGTATACCCATGCCGCGACCTGGGTCGTGATGGCGCTGGCGCGCCAGGGCCGGGGCGACGACGCCTTCGCCTGCCTCGACCTCCTCAATCCCGTCAAGCATGCGCTCGATCCGGACACTGCCGAGCGCTACCGCGTCGAACCCTATGTGGTGGCCGCCGACGTCTATGGCGAAGGCGAGCGCACGGGACGCGGCGGCTGGAGCTGGTATACGGGCTCGGCCGGCTGGCTCTACCGCGCGGCCGTCGAGGGCATCCTCGGCATCCGCAGGGAGGGCGGCCGCCTCTTCGTCGATCCGGTGCTGCCGGCGGCGTGGAACGGCTACAGCGCGACGCTGACCCTCGACGGCAGGAAACTGTCCGTCCGCGTCGACCGCGGCGATGACGGTGGATGGCAGGCGATCGTGAACGGCACTGTCATCAAATCTTCAAACGAGGGCTATTTGCTCTGATCCACGCCACGTGGATCAGAGCATCATGACAGAAAGACCTGGACCGGTAGGCGTCGTGCCGCGGGAACGCGACACGCGCCTCGACGTCTTCCGGGCCCTCGCCCTCCTGACGATCTTCGTCAACCACGTTCCGGGCCAGTACCTGGAGCACTTGACGCACAAGAACTTCGGTTTCTCCGATTCGGCCGAGGCCTTCGTGCTGATCTCCGGCATGTCCGTCGGCCTTGCCTACGGATCGCGCTTTGCCGTCGGCGAACGGCTCGCCGTGACGCTGCGCATCCTGCGCCGCGCGCTGACGCTTTACGTCGCGCACATCATGACCAGCATCATCACCTTCGCCATCTTCGCCAGCGGCGCGCTCTGGTTCGCCCGGCCGGACCTTCTCTCGGAGATCAACCTGCGCGCCGTCATCGACCGCACGGACGAGGGCATGGTCGGCATGGTCCTGCTCGGCCACCAGTTCGGCTACAACAACATCCTGTCCATGTATGCCGTGCTCTTCCTGATGCTGCCCTTCTTCCTCTGGCTCTACCGCCGGAGCCCGGGCCTGCTTCTGGCGGTGTCCGGCACGATTTGGCTCTGCGCCGGCATCTGGCGCATCGCCCCGTCGAATTTCCTCGACGACGGCTACTGGTTCCTCAATCCGCTCTCCTGGCAGTTCCTCTTCGTCATCGGCTTCGTCGGCGTTCTCAGGGCAAGGTCGAAAGGTTTTCCGCGCAACCTCTTCCTGACCGCGTTGGCGGCGGCCTACCTCGCCGTCTCGCTGCTGTGGGTCGTGCTGTCCTGGTGGAACATCGACTTCTCCTACGGCCTTCCGGCGGTGCTGACCGGCTTCGACAAGACGTTCCTCTCGACCACGCGCCTCGTGCATGTGCTGGCCGGCGCCTATCTGGTGGCGACGATCCCGGTCCTGTCGAGCTGGGCTGCGCTACCGCTTTCCCATCCGCTGGTGGCGATTGGCCGCCATTCGCTCGCCGTCTTCATCTTCGGCACGATCCTCGCCATGGTGGGGCAGGTGCTGATGTTCGTGACCGGCAAGAACCCGCTCCTCGGCACGCTCTACGCCCTCCTCGGCATCGTCCTGCATTTCGCCTATGCCCGCTATCTCGACTGGCAGGCGGCCGTTATCGGCCAGAACGCAAAACGGCAGGGCCTTCAGGCCCTGCCGGTCAAAAGTCGAGACACGCGAAAGCGCTGAGCGGTCAGGCGGCCGTGTGGCTCTTGCGCACGTCGTCGTCCGTCAGGATTCCGCTCGCCCTCAGGAGCGCGGCGAAGCGGCCGTTGCTGTGGCTGAGATCGTTGAACGTACCCATCTCGGCGATCTGGCCGTGATCCATGAACACGACGAGGTCGGCCTCGCGGACGGTCGACAGACGGTGCGCGATGATGAAGGTCGTGCGGTTGCGGCGCAGCGAATCGATCGCCGCCTTGACGCGCGCCTCCGTCTCCACATCGAGCGCGCTGGTCGCCTCGTCGAGCACGAGGATCGGCGCGTTCTTGAGGATGGCGCGGGCAATGGCGATGCGCTGGCGCTCGCCGCCCGAAAGGCGGTTGCCGCGCTCGCCGACATGCGTGTCGTAGCCGCTCTGGCGCGAGGTGATGAAGTCGTTCGCCGCCGCCGCTTCGGCGGCAGCAACGATTTCCGTGTCCGTCGCACCCTCGCGGCCGAGACGGATATTGTCCGAGATCGACCGGTTGAGCAGGCCCGCATCCTGGAACACGGTGGCGATCGAACGGCGCAGCGACTTGCGCGTCACCGTCGAGATATCGACGCCGTCGACGAGGATCTGGCCGGATTGAGGTTCATAGACACGCTGAAGCAGGTTGACCAGCGTCGTCTTGCCGGCGCCCGTAGGCCCGACGATGGCGACGGTCTGGCCGGCTTCCACCGTAAAGGAAACGTCGCGCACGCCCTGCGTGGCATTGGCGAAATCGAAGCTGACATTGCGGTATTCGATCTTGCCCTTGACCTCGCCGAGATCGCCGGCGCCCGCCGGCTCCTCGCGCTCCTTCACAGCATCTTCCAGCGTGAAGAAATCCTCCAGCTTGGCGCGGGCCTCGAAGATCTGCGTGGCGAAGGCCTTCATCTGGTCGAGACGGCCGATGAGCAGGCCGGCAAAGCCGATGAAGGCGATGACGTCGCCCACCCGAATCTCGCCGCGCTGCACCAGCACCGTGCCGATGACGAGGATCGTCATCATGGAGATGGTCGAGGCGATGCGGTTGAGCGCACTCGCCAGCGCCCACCAGTCGAGCACCGGGAACTGCGCATTGATCAGCCGCTCGGCGAAGCGCTTCAGCTCGCGCGTCTCCGCCTCGATGCGGTTGTAGCTGTGCACGACCGAGACGTTGCTGATCGAGTCCGACACATGCGAGAAGACGGTGTGGTAGTGGTTCTCGACCGAGGCCTGACCCTCGCGCGTGCGGTTCATCACGGCCTTGCCGATGATGACATAGAGCACGCCGAGCACGACCAGCACCAGCGACAGCCGGTAATCCATCGCAAACGCCGTCGGGATGAGCAGCACGAGCGCCACGGCGGTGGCAAGGTGCGTGCGCATGAATTCGAGCCAGAGGCCGAACAGCGTCTCGCAGGCGCGCAGCAAGGTGTGCAGCGCATTGGAAGTGCCGCGCTGGCTGTGCCAGGCGAGCGGCATGGAGATGATGCGGCCGAAGGCTTCCGTCAGCAGGCTCGCGCGGCGCCCATGGGCCAGCCGGTCCGCCTCGCGGGCGACGAGCACATAGGCGATGGTGTTGAACAGGCCGAAGCCCGCCCACATCAGCAGCATGGGCGTGACGTCGCCCTTGGTGGAAATAGCATCGATGATGCGACCGAACAGGATCGGTTCGGCAATGGTGATCACCGCAAGTACGATGTTGGCGGCAACCACGGACCCGACACGCACCTTGTAGGTGCCGAGATAGCTGAGGGCCCTAGCGTAGACCTGAAACAAAGACACGAAATGAGGCCTTTCCGGCAATACCGTTTTGTGCAGTGCAGCGAGTGCACCTTCAGTCCCTTCGCTGCCGTATTAATCAGCGGAAGCGGCAAAAGTTCTTCGTCGTCAAGCAAATTTCATGACGGCATTGAAATCTTGCGTGATTATGCAATTTCAAGTCTGCCATGCATGCAATGCAATTGATTTATGCCTCGTGATCCTGCCATTTGTCGGGCGGGGATATGAGTGGGGCGCTTTGGGTCGGTTGTCGGCCGGGTTCAGCTTTATCAGTCAGTTAAACAAAGCTAGTCAAGCGCGGGGCATATGAAGATCAACTTGCTGGTGCAGTTCCTTGCACTGATGGACGAGTTGCGGGACCGGGAGGAGACGACGGCCGAATTCGAGCGTCTCCTGGCACTCTACGGCTTCGATTATTACGGGCTGATCCAGGCGCCGAAGCCGGTGGAGAGCCCGTCGAGCCTGCTTCTTGCGGGCCGCTGGCCAAAGGGCTGGCCGGAAACCTACCTGCGCAAGCGCTATATGCAGGTGGACCCGACCGTGCGTTATCTCGGCCATGCGCAGGAGGGCTTTCGCTGGCGCGACACGCTCGGCGCGTTCCGCGCCAGCCCGCACCGCAAGCGCATGGAACGCATGATGGTGGATGCGCGCCAGAACGGGCTGGAAGACGGCTACATCTTTCCCGTCCATGGCCGGCGTGGCCTGATCGGCAGCCTCAGTCTCGGCGGCAAGCCGGTCGATCTGGACGGCGTCGAGATCGGCCTTTTCGACAGCCTCGCCCGCCGGCTTTACTGGAAACTGATCCAGTCCGCCGATCCGGAAGCGGCCGCACACTTTTCGGCCATCGTCGATGTCGAGCTGACGCGCCGGGAAATGGAGGCGCTGAGCCTGCTTGCGCAGGGCATGACCTCGCACGACATCGGCCGGATTCTCGGCATTTCCAGCCATACGGTCGACTGGTACATGAACGGCATCCAGGAAAAGCTCGGCGCCCGCAACCGGCACCATGCCGTCGCCATCGCCTTCCGCCTCGGCCTGGTCTCCTAAACCGCATCGGCGCAGGGACGGCATAACACCTTATTCCAAAACGGCTAAAATCGAGAACCGGATCGGTCGCGTCCGCCGGGATTGTTTCCAGCGGCGCAAATCTTTTGTTCCGTGACGACGACAAAATTGCACTTTGAAAATTACCCGCTAATAATTCTCTTCGCGGGTGCAGCATTTCCCGCTTCCAAGTCATTGAGGAGTTCGACTTGCCCATTTCCAAGATCCTTGTCGCCAACCGGTCCGAAATTGCCATCCGCGTGTTCCGCGCGGCCAATGAACTGGGGCTCAAAACGGTTGCGATATGGGCGGAAGAGGACAAACTGGCGCTGCACCGGTTCAAGGCGGACGAAAGCTACCAGATTGGCCGTGG
It includes:
- a CDS encoding GH36-type glycosyl hydrolase domain-containing protein — translated: MPLHNTPHTPRDADAKQIDYNDSIRATYLTLEELAACGEALAREKTASLPGYRPFEFRPRHKENEKEIFRVYQATAKDVEAGAQITPAAEWLLDNYYVIEEAIQEVRRDFPRRFFNQLSTLEIEGQPIPRTLALAWIYVAHTHSGVTEESLTAFVQGFQKLDALKIGELWALPSFIRFVLLENLRRISSRVERSRKMRFKANEVADELVRLNDPEKCIAHLRSMESFTEDNTFVIQLLYRLRDGLQASGAVIQWLERKIESRGTDLEELIVAENNRLSSGNVTMSALIKSLRTIDDTEWPVWFESVSRLDEALRQGSDYSDLDFGSRNKYRNSIERFARRSGKTELEVTETALAMTAEDAAAHVEDLDYEANVAAFLVGKKRKLLEKRIGYRPTIVQRVVRLTRKLDWLAIAGPNIILTLLAMIAVYYFLDQLDIPDGAWLIMLILFALPASEGATGLFNTLVTFFVTPTRLVGYEFKDGIPHDARTLVVVPCLISKRDHVDELVRNLEVHYLANPRGEIYFALVSDWADSQAEESPADLDVLDYAKREIATLSNRYGYDGRTRFYLLHRRRLYNPSEGAWMGWERKRGKLHELNLLLRGDGDTTFLPGANIVPADVKYVMTLDSDTRLMRDAVTKLVGKMHHPINRPVIDEATGEITAGYSILQPRVTPSLTTGKEASTFQRIFSADRGVDPYVFTVSDVYQDLAGEGTFTGKGLYHVDAFEAAVKGRIEENSVLSHDLLEGSLSHCALVTDVELVEDFPTRYGVETSRQHRWARGDWQLLPYLFSPTSGISMLGRWKMYDNLRRSLIPIAWLVASVMGWYYMEPRQALVWQLVLIFLLFVAPTLSLISGVMPRSSDIVARAHVHRVFSDIRASNAQVALRIAFIAHSAALMGDAIARSIYRTFVSRKLMLEWRTAAQADSTARGGILAHYKSMWQAPALAVVSVALAMVSNTGLPFIGVPFALVWALSPVIAWYVSQTAETEDQLVVSDHVAGELRKIARRTWRYFEEFVTAEQHFLPPDNFQETPQPVLAERTSPTNIGVYLLSVISARDFGWLSFEETVRRLEQTIATIDGMPKYRGHLYNWYRTNTLETLGPRYVSAVDSGNLAGHLIAVSSMCREWAEAPSAHLQGSLDGIGDVASILSETLKQLPDDRKTVRPLRRLIEERIEGFHNALAAVKREHEFASIRVINLSVLARDINKLIVNLDHEIKSAESGELAGWAGALVATCEAHIADSVFDLGSIEQLRNRLIVLRDRSRDIAFSMDFGFLFRQERRLLSIGYRVESNELDEACYDLLASEARLTSLFAIAKGDLPTEHWYKLGRPVVPVGSRGALVSWSGSMFEYLMPPLVMQERQGGILNQTNNLVVVEQMNHGRRLGTPWGISEAAFNARDHELTYQYTNFGVPTLGLKRGLGQNAVIAPYASLLAAQYAPKEALENLERLRKLGALGVYGFHDAVDFTPTRVPEGKTCAVVKNYMAHHHGMSIAAVANVVFNGALRERFHADPVIEAAELLLQEKAPRDIPVINAKREPETVGSTQADLLRPEIRNFKDPIARERETVFLSNGHYSVMLTATGAGYSRWNGQSVTRWKPDPTEDRWGSFIFLRDTATNEWWSATAEPKRIEGEETKTQFGDDKAEFLKTVGKLTSEVECIVATEHDAEGRRLTLLNTGTEDRFIEVTSYMEPVISTDDADSAHPLFSKMFVRTEIGKRGDVIRAERQKRNPNEPDMAIAHLIVDNAGPSRRTEAETDRRRFIGRGRSLTTAAAFDAGAQLSGTDGFTLDPILALRRVVRVPAGKKVKVIFWTIAAPSRAEVDAAIDRYRHPDAFNHEMIHAWTRSQVHMRHVGVTSQEAASFQMLGRYLTYPDMHLRADTGTIQTGLTAQSALWPLAISGDFPIVVLRINDEIDLDVAREALRAQEYLRHRGVTADLVILNERASSYAQDMQHTLDQMCENLRMRGQSDGVRQHVFTVRRDLMEVSTWQALLATARAVFHARNGSLADQVARTASLFSTPRSEEEAKAEALPKLPAPAGEPVAIDGEGLSFWNGFGGFNADRREYAVRLRGGEATPQPWINVIANREFGFHVSAEGAGFTWSRNSRDFQLTPWTNDPVINRPGEAFYVKDRERGTVMTPFATLSRKPIVKFETWHGLGYTAFRSWEDDIELDLVQTVDPEDPVKYSRLVVKNTGETERRLSVCGYVEWVLGNNPAKTAPFVLTSQDEESGALFATNPYSLDFAGRTSFFAVDAPLSGFTARRRDFIGRTGDIVQPAALASGQPLPGNSDGIGDPCAALAVDIALKPGEKRELLFVLGDTADADSARALADKARTADFDAVMASVRAFWESFTGTLQVKTPDPALDRMLNDWLPYQALGCRIMARTAFYQASGAYGFRDQLQDTLAFILHRPELARSQILNAAARQFVEGDVQHWWLPDTGAGVRTMISDDVVWLAHAVEYYCRVTGDRGVLDEKLAFIEGPPLAEGQHDAFFKPGRAAEEAPLYDHCARALDLALQRTGENGLPLILGGDWNDGMNRVGEAGRGTSVWLGWFLAGTLRGFGAIARERGDQARADRWESHLARLKEALETAGWDGSYYRRGYYDDGTPLGSATSAECRIDSIAQSWSVLSGEGDAERSRQAMDAVMAQLVDKENGIIRLFTPPLTETPQDPGYIKAYPPGVRENGGQYTHAATWVVMALARQGRGDDAFACLDLLNPVKHALDPDTAERYRVEPYVVAADVYGEGERTGRGGWSWYTGSAGWLYRAAVEGILGIRREGGRLFVDPVLPAAWNGYSATLTLDGRKLSVRVDRGDDGGWQAIVNGTVIKSSNEGYLL
- a CDS encoding OpgC family protein produces the protein MTERPGPVGVVPRERDTRLDVFRALALLTIFVNHVPGQYLEHLTHKNFGFSDSAEAFVLISGMSVGLAYGSRFAVGERLAVTLRILRRALTLYVAHIMTSIITFAIFASGALWFARPDLLSEINLRAVIDRTDEGMVGMVLLGHQFGYNNILSMYAVLFLMLPFFLWLYRRSPGLLLAVSGTIWLCAGIWRIAPSNFLDDGYWFLNPLSWQFLFVIGFVGVLRARSKGFPRNLFLTALAAAYLAVSLLWVVLSWWNIDFSYGLPAVLTGFDKTFLSTTRLVHVLAGAYLVATIPVLSSWAALPLSHPLVAIGRHSLAVFIFGTILAMVGQVLMFVTGKNPLLGTLYALLGIVLHFAYARYLDWQAAVIGQNAKRQGLQALPVKSRDTRKR